One segment of Gadus chalcogrammus isolate NIFS_2021 chromosome 8, NIFS_Gcha_1.0, whole genome shotgun sequence DNA contains the following:
- the LOC130386892 gene encoding uncharacterized protein LOC130386892 has protein sequence MVSVDDVVQSPSVELLNQCTKDQLLNVADRFGLKIEASDRRLKETLLEVLKRELCGIAVSTEERDKKEEASLSPAVGAAMEVPSPAAMSGLTFDQQKELIILQAKLQTDREQLRLDSEYAIEKMKQQTELAKLQVEQNRLDLIGDGKISAAAQVFSEPAERSAGGFDISGNLRLVPKFSERDPEAFFAMFERVADVRKWPDSARTLMLQCVLTGRAQEVFSAMNAADSQEYARVKAVVLKSYELVPEAYRQRFRFWKKHDRQSHLEFARDLTTSFNRWCNASEVEDFEGLQDLMILEQFKDSVPARVATYISEQKARNAADAAALADDFVLTHRGEFRAGGGNYVAASESHGRFNKPLPVDSRANANNSRDDVRDSGKVCHHCNKWGHWKKDCFLLNSPKAGHWEPKGVATAAPVRPVSTCVTPTFGSNEDTSVVALNSYRPFIMQGTVSLVQGGEEVPVTILRDTGAFDSFIQAGILPLTNVSDTGDKVPIRGLDMNILLVPLHNVVLKCELFQGEAKLAVRPALPIPGVTLILGNDLVGAKVWAGVPPLPAVVTSVPLVTEEADECEHDFPEVFTACTVTRAMAKLKEKSHLNDSIKAKVSEKFSIPLSDFPLSITRSDLVAEQQADAYLKEIFPLVRPEEELFDSACGYFLKDSLLVRKWLSHKGRFVGEPVFQIVLPEKLRQSVLKVAHNESGHAGVRKTYDRLLRHFFWPRMRRDVSAFVKTCHTCQLTDKPNQKLRSGLRWSFLPPSVLHPLKCFRGTGCWGGGL, from the coding sequence ATGGTGTCAGTGGATGACGTTGTTCAGTCTCCCTCGGTGGAGCTCTTAAATCAATGCACCAAAGACCAATTGCTGAACGTTGCAGATCGTTTTGGGTTGAAAATTGAAGCTAGTGATAGAAGGTTAAAGGAGACATTGTTGGAAGTTTTGAAAAGAGAGCTATGTGGTATAGCGGTTTCAACTGAGGAACGGGATAAGAAAGAGGAGGCGTCTCTTTCTCCCGCAGTAGGTGCCGCAATGGAGGTGCCTTCACCAGCAGCTATGTCAGGGTTGACGTTCGACCAACAAAAAGAATTAATCATTTTGCAAGCGAAATTACAAACTGATCGGGAACAACTTAGGCTAGATAGTGAGTATGCTATTGAAAAAATGAAACAGCAGACAGAACTGGCTAAGTTGCAGGTAGAGCAAAATAGACTGGACTTGATAGGGGATGGCAAGATTTCAGCGGCTGCACAAGTGTTTTCAGAACCTGCAGAACGGTCTGCAGGGGGGTTTGACATTAGTGGCAATCTACGTCTGGTGCCCAAGTTTTCCGAACGTGATCCTGAGGCATTCTTTGCCATGTTTGAGAGGGTGGCAGATGTGCGTAAATGGCCTGACTCGGCGCGCACATTGATGCTGCAGTGCGTCTTAACAGGCAGGGCGCAAGAGGTTTTTTCGGCTATGAATGCGGCTGACAGTCAAGAGTATGCCCGTGTTAAGGCGGTGGTACTGAAGTCATATGAGCTCGTTCCTGAGGCGTATAGGCAGCGGTTTCGATTTTGGAAGAAACATGACAGACAAAGTCATTTGGAATTTGCACGTGATTTGACGACGAGCTTTAACCGCTGGTGTAACGCCTCGGAGGTGGAAGATTTCGAAGGCTTACAAGATTTGATGATTTTGGAGCAGTTCAAAGATTCTGTTCCAGCTCGTGTGGCAACATATATCAGTGAGCAGAAAGCACGCAACGCAGCAGATGCGGCGGCGCTCGCAGATGACTTTGTTTTAACGCACCGTGGAGAGTTTAGAGCGGGCGGTGGCAATTATGTTGCTGCCAGTGAGTCGCATGGCCGATTTAATAAACCTCTGCCTGTCGATTCCAGAGCTAACGCCAACAACAGTAGGGATGATGTGCGTGACTCGGGGAAGGTTTGCCATCACTGTAACAAATGGGGGCACTGGAAAAAAGATTGCTTCTTGTTAAATTCCCCTAAGGCGGGTCATTGGGAACCAAAAGGGGTTGCTACGGCAGCTCCAGTTCGTCCGGTGTCCACTTGTGTTACACCTACTTTCGGTTCAAATGAGGATACATCGGTTGTAGCTCTGAATTCTTACCGTCCATTTATCATGCAGGGGACTGTGTCTTTGGTGCAAGGTGGGGAAGAAGTACCGGTAACTATTTTGAGGGACACTGGGGcttttgattcattcattcaagctGGTATTCTACCTTTGACTAATGTTTCTGACACTGGTGATAAGGTTCCTATCCGGGGCTTAGACATGAATATTTTGTTGGTTCCCTTGCATAATGTTGTCCTAAAATGTGAACTGTTCCAGGGAGAAGCAAAGCTCGCTGTGCGCCCAGCACTGCCTATTCCGGGTGTGACGCTGATCCTGGGCAACGACCTGGTGGGTGCTAAGGTCTGGGCTGGGGTCCCGCCGCTGCCGGCAGTGGTGACCTCTGTTCCCTTGGTAACGGAGGAAGCTGATGAATGTGAACATGACTTCCCAGAGGTTTTTACAGCGTGTACGGTGACCCGTGCAATGGCTAAGTTAAAAGAGAAATCTCATTTAAATGATTCAATTAAGGCAAAAGTATCTGAAAAGTTTTCGATACCTCTTTCTGATTTTCCATTGTCCATAACCCGTTCAGATCTGGTTGCGGAACAGCAGGCTGATGCCTATCTGAAGGAGATATTTCCATTGGTAcggccagaggaggagctgtTTGACAGTGCTTGTGGGTATTTTCTGAAGGACTCATTGTTGGTGAGAAAATGGCTGTCACATAAAGGAAGGTTTGTGGGTGAACCAGTGTTCCAAATTGTGTTGCCAGAGAAACTTCGCCAGTCAGTGTTAAAAGTAGCGCATAATGAATCTGGACATGCTGGTGTGAGAAAAACTTATGATAGACTACTTAGGCATTTCTTTTGGCCTCGTATGAGGAGAGATGTGTCAGCATTTGTCAAAACTTGTCATACATGCCAGTTAACTGACAAACCTAATCAAAAGTTGAGGTCCGGTCTCCGTTGGTCCTTTTTGCCTCCGTCTGTCTTGCACCCCTTAAAGTGCTTCCGTGGTACCGGTTGCTGGGGTGGAGGCCTGTGA